One Deinococcus planocerae DNA window includes the following coding sequences:
- a CDS encoding peroxiredoxin gives MSPSVGQPAPSFDARSDDGRPVRLAELRGSWVVLYFYPRANTPGCSIEARRFEAALPEFERLNAQVVGVSTDTEARQANFRDSCSLSFPLIPDGDRSVSRAYGVIGGLGGLLGLAARETFLIDPGGKVAHHWRGVNPATHAADVLRVLEERAQTGVSAS, from the coding sequence ATGAGTCCCTCTGTCGGTCAACCCGCCCCCAGCTTCGACGCGCGCAGCGACGACGGGCGCCCCGTCCGGCTCGCCGAGTTGCGCGGGTCCTGGGTGGTCTTGTACTTCTACCCCCGCGCGAACACCCCCGGCTGCTCGATCGAGGCCCGGCGCTTCGAGGCGGCCCTCCCCGAGTTTGAGCGCCTGAACGCGCAGGTCGTCGGCGTGAGCACCGACACCGAGGCCCGGCAGGCGAACTTCCGCGACTCCTGCTCGCTGTCGTTCCCCCTGATCCCCGACGGCGACCGCAGCGTCAGCCGCGCCTACGGGGTGATCGGCGGGCTGGGCGGGCTGCTCGGCCTGGCGGCGCGCGAGACGTTCCTGATCGACCCAGGGGGCAAGGTCGCCCACCACTGGCGAGGCGTGAACCCGGCCACCCACGCCGCCGACGTGCTGCGCGTGCTGGAGGAGCGGGCGCAGACCGGCGTCAGCGCGTCCTAG
- the trpD gene encoding anthranilate phosphoribosyltransferase: MHARLMNGEILTQPEAAAFMREVMDGDVSGVRLAAALAALRVRGETPQEIAGFAQAMREHAVRVEVEPRDVLLDVVGTGGDGAHTFNISTTTAFVVAAAGVSVAKHGNRAASSRAGSADVLESLGVNLDAPPEVVAEGINRLGIGFMFARNYHPALRHAAPVRADLAARTVFNILGPLSNPAGATHLVVGVFKPDLTRTLAEVLRLLGARGATVVHGSGLDEFTVCGENTVTGLRDGEVIDRTLHPEEAGVGLHPREAIVGGTPAENAEITRALLTGGGTPAQRDIVALNVGAALRTAERVGSIREGVEQARAVMASGAAWELLERYAAHTRRTG; this comes from the coding sequence ATGCACGCCCGCCTGATGAACGGCGAAATCCTGACCCAACCCGAGGCCGCCGCCTTCATGCGTGAGGTCATGGACGGCGACGTGAGCGGCGTGCGCCTCGCGGCGGCCCTGGCAGCCCTGCGGGTGCGGGGCGAGACGCCCCAGGAGATCGCGGGCTTCGCCCAGGCCATGCGCGAACACGCGGTGCGGGTCGAGGTCGAGCCGCGCGACGTGCTTCTCGACGTGGTGGGGACGGGCGGCGACGGGGCGCACACCTTCAACATCTCCACGACGACCGCCTTCGTGGTGGCGGCGGCGGGCGTGTCGGTCGCCAAGCACGGCAACCGCGCCGCGAGCAGCCGGGCGGGCAGCGCCGACGTGCTCGAATCCCTCGGCGTGAACCTCGACGCCCCCCCCGAGGTGGTGGCGGAGGGCATCAACCGTCTCGGCATCGGCTTCATGTTCGCGCGCAACTACCACCCGGCGTTGCGGCACGCCGCCCCCGTCCGCGCCGACCTCGCCGCCCGCACGGTCTTCAACATCCTGGGGCCGCTCTCCAACCCCGCCGGGGCCACCCACCTCGTCGTGGGCGTGTTCAAACCGGACCTGACCCGCACGCTGGCCGAGGTGTTGCGCCTGCTGGGAGCACGTGGGGCGACGGTCGTCCACGGCAGCGGCCTTGACGAGTTCACCGTCTGCGGCGAGAACACCGTCACGGGCCTGCGTGACGGCGAGGTGATCGACCGTACCCTGCATCCCGAGGAGGCGGGCGTCGGCCTGCACCCCCGCGAGGCCATCGTGGGCGGCACCCCCGCCGAGAACGCCGAGATCACCCGCGCCCTGCTGACGGGCGGCGGCACCCCCGCCCAGCGCGACATCGTGGCGCTCAACGTCGGGGCGGCCCTGCGAACGGCGGAGCGGGTGGGAAGCATCCGCGAGGGGGTCGAGCAGGCCCGCGCGGTCATGGCGAGCGGGGCGGCTTGGGAGTTGCTGGAGCGGTACGCGGCGCACACGCGGCGGACGGGTTGA
- a CDS encoding four helix bundle protein, which yields MSGEGGQGPGSVRDLRIWQEGMDVVEHAHRLTAQWPKVEVYGLTSRARRAAVSIPANIAEGVGRGSPAELVRFCRIALGSAYELHTLIELSIRLQLTPVSTAPTLLDTLNILTKRLNRFIQYQEAKR from the coding sequence GTGAGTGGGGAAGGTGGGCAGGGGCCGGGCAGCGTTCGGGACTTACGGATTTGGCAGGAAGGAATGGACGTGGTGGAACATGCCCATCGGTTGACGGCGCAGTGGCCGAAGGTGGAAGTTTACGGTTTGACCTCACGAGCCCGCAGGGCCGCCGTTTCTATCCCTGCCAATATCGCCGAAGGCGTGGGCCGAGGATCGCCCGCAGAACTGGTCCGCTTCTGTCGCATCGCGCTTGGTTCCGCCTACGAACTTCATACCTTGATAGAGCTGAGCATACGGCTCCAGTTGACACCTGTTTCCACCGCTCCCACACTTCTCGACACCCTGAACATCCTCACCAAGCGCCTCAACCGCTTCATCCAATATCAGGAGGCCAAGAGATGA
- a CDS encoding Lrp/AsnC family transcriptional regulator, whose product MKQHGGHLDPLDHRILEELQTDSRLSMRELGRRVGLSAPAVTERVRRLEDAGVILGYGVRVASRPLGRTITAFIGVQDSGRNDPALVRWAKKHDGVLECHSVTGDNSCILKVAVPDVGALETMLGDLIGMGFTCDTSIVLSSPLEGKVLLPPR is encoded by the coding sequence ATGAAGCAGCACGGCGGCCACCTCGACCCCCTCGATCACCGCATCCTCGAAGAACTCCAGACCGACTCGCGGCTGAGCATGAGGGAACTGGGGCGGCGGGTGGGGCTCTCGGCCCCGGCGGTCACCGAGCGGGTGCGGCGGCTGGAGGACGCGGGCGTGATCCTGGGGTACGGGGTGCGGGTAGCGAGTAGGCCCCTGGGGCGAACGATCACGGCCTTCATCGGGGTGCAGGACTCGGGGCGCAACGACCCGGCGCTCGTGCGGTGGGCGAAAAAGCACGACGGCGTGCTGGAGTGCCACAGCGTGACCGGGGACAACTCCTGCATCCTCAAGGTGGCCGTGCCCGACGTGGGGGCGCTGGAGACGATGCTGGGCGACCTGATCGGGATGGGCTTCACCTGCGACACGAGCATCGTGCTGAGTTCGCCGCTAGAGGGGAAGGTCTTGTTGCCGCCGAGGTGA
- the proB gene encoding glutamate 5-kinase: MRVVLKLGTSVLTAGTDRLHRPRLVDLIRDVAAVRGAGHEVVLVTSGAVLAGWEALGFAPRDRTLAEKQLLAAVGQGRLMHTYATLADLYGISVAQVLLTADDFRDRTRYLNARTTLEGCLTRGVLPVINENDAVATGQLKVGDNDTLSAFVANLVEADLLVILTDAPGLYTADPRTHPGATLIPVVERVTPEVWALAGGAGSHRGTGGMHTKIQAAEIATRAGTPVVIAPGDAGSALTRLVGGEEIGTRFLAHGSRLEARKRWILAEVATGRVTLDDGAARAVRERGGSLLPAGIAAVHGPFERGHTVRLLAPDGSEVARGLTRYRAADLARIAGHHSRDIEGVLGFTYGPEAVHRDDLVRL; encoded by the coding sequence ATGCGCGTCGTCCTCAAGCTCGGCACCAGCGTCCTCACGGCGGGCACCGACCGATTGCACCGCCCCCGGCTGGTGGACCTGATCCGCGACGTGGCGGCGGTGAGGGGGGCCGGGCACGAGGTCGTCCTCGTCACGAGCGGCGCCGTGCTCGCGGGCTGGGAGGCGCTGGGCTTTGCGCCGCGCGACCGGACGCTGGCCGAAAAGCAGCTCCTCGCGGCGGTCGGGCAGGGACGGCTGATGCACACCTACGCGACCCTCGCCGACCTGTACGGGATCAGCGTCGCGCAGGTGCTCCTCACCGCCGACGACTTCCGCGACCGCACCCGCTATCTCAACGCGCGCACCACCCTGGAGGGCTGCCTCACCCGCGGCGTCCTGCCGGTCATCAACGAGAACGACGCCGTGGCGACCGGGCAGCTCAAGGTCGGGGACAACGACACCCTCTCGGCCTTCGTGGCGAACCTCGTGGAGGCCGACCTCCTCGTGATCCTCACCGACGCGCCGGGGCTCTACACCGCCGACCCGCGCACCCACCCGGGGGCGACCCTGATTCCCGTGGTCGAGCGGGTCACGCCCGAGGTCTGGGCCCTGGCGGGAGGGGCGGGCAGCCACCGCGGCACGGGCGGGATGCACACCAAGATCCAGGCCGCCGAGATCGCCACCCGCGCCGGAACGCCCGTCGTGATCGCGCCCGGCGACGCGGGGAGCGCGCTGACCCGGCTCGTGGGCGGCGAGGAGATCGGCACGCGCTTTCTCGCGCACGGCTCGCGCTTGGAGGCCCGCAAACGCTGGATTCTCGCCGAGGTCGCCACGGGCCGGGTCACCCTCGACGACGGCGCCGCCCGGGCGGTGCGCGAGCGGGGCGGAAGCCTGCTGCCCGCCGGGATCGCCGCCGTCCACGGTCCCTTCGAGCGCGGCCACACCGTGCGCCTCCTCGCGCCCGACGGCTCCGAGGTCGCCCGGGGCCTGACCCGCTACCGCGCCGCCGACCTCGCCCGGATCGCGGGACACCACTCGCGCGACATCGAGGGCGTGCTGGGCTTCACCTACGGGCCGGAGGCGGTGCACCGGGACGATCTGGTGAGGCTGTAG
- the tilS gene encoding tRNA lysidine(34) synthetase TilS yields MVGARPVAAHLDHALREGSGGDADWVRDLAEGLGVPVEETRVDVAAVAERRGWNVEDAARRVRYEFLGRVAKRHGAEAVLTAHTRRDQAETVLMSLLRGEALPSGIPPARGRVRRPWLDVPRAEIEGFLRTLGQGWREDPTNADPARTRAWLRTVVLPTLAARFPEVEGALARVATFAREDDAALGEWASRLGDHAPLAAQPPAVLRRFVVRALRGAGLPYHAEHVVTLTHALSGGETAHVTLPGARDVTATGGRLHLAPQSWPVPTFPLPEGWTRRTRRDGDRIRLSGGTRKLSDVLTDAHIPREERDRVPLLAEGGDVRWVGLRPPLWAVGAREEAGQPEDPLPAAMGEALALAREAASAGEVPVGAVVLGPDGAVVGRGHNLSREMGDMTRHAEVEALREAARTLGTPYLTACTLVVTLEPCPMCLGAAVEARVGHVVFGARNLKAGALGGVTDLLAHPWGHTPRVTGGVREREAARLLRDTFRALRGG; encoded by the coding sequence ATGGTCGGCGCGCGGCCCGTCGCGGCCCACCTCGACCACGCCCTGCGCGAGGGGTCGGGGGGGGATGCCGACTGGGTGCGGGACCTCGCGGAGGGCCTGGGCGTGCCCGTCGAGGAGACGCGCGTGGACGTGGCGGCGGTGGCCGAGCGGCGCGGCTGGAACGTGGAGGACGCGGCCCGCCGGGTGCGCTACGAGTTCCTGGGCCGGGTGGCGAAGCGGCACGGCGCGGAGGCGGTGCTGACCGCCCACACCCGCCGCGACCAGGCGGAGACGGTCCTGATGAGCCTGCTGCGCGGCGAGGCCCTCCCGAGCGGCATCCCGCCCGCCCGGGGCCGGGTGCGCCGCCCCTGGCTGGACGTGCCCCGCGCCGAGATCGAAGGCTTCCTGCGCACTCTCGGGCAGGGCTGGCGCGAGGACCCCACGAACGCCGACCCTGCCCGGACCCGCGCCTGGCTGCGGACGGTCGTGCTTCCCACCCTCGCCGCCCGCTTCCCCGAGGTCGAAGGCGCCCTCGCCCGGGTCGCCACCTTCGCCCGCGAGGACGACGCGGCGTTGGGGGAGTGGGCCTCGCGGCTCGGCGATCACGCGCCCCTCGCCGCCCAGCCGCCCGCCGTGCTGCGGCGCTTCGTCGTTCGGGCGCTGAGGGGGGCTGGCCTGCCGTACCACGCCGAACACGTCGTGACGCTCACGCACGCTCTCTCTGGAGGAGAGACGGCCCACGTCACCCTTCCCGGCGCGCGGGACGTGACGGCGACGGGTGGCAGGCTGCACCTCGCGCCGCAATCCTGGCCTGTCCCCACCTTCCCGCTCCCCGAGGGCTGGACCCGGCGCACCCGGCGGGACGGCGACCGGATTCGCCTTTCCGGCGGCACGCGCAAGCTCAGCGACGTGCTCACCGACGCGCATATCCCGAGGGAGGAGCGCGACCGGGTGCCGCTCCTCGCGGAGGGGGGGGACGTGCGGTGGGTGGGCCTGCGTCCTCCCCTCTGGGCGGTCGGGGCGCGGGAGGAGGCGGGTCAGCCCGAAGACCCCCTCCCCGCCGCGATGGGGGAGGCGCTCGCCCTGGCCCGCGAGGCCGCCTCTGCGGGCGAGGTCCCGGTCGGCGCAGTCGTCCTCGGGCCGGACGGGGCGGTCGTTGGGCGTGGACACAACCTCAGCCGGGAGATGGGCGACATGACCCGCCACGCCGAGGTGGAGGCGCTGCGGGAGGCGGCCCGCACCCTCGGCACCCCCTACCTGACGGCCTGCACCCTCGTCGTCACGCTCGAACCCTGCCCGATGTGCCTGGGGGCGGCGGTCGAGGCCCGGGTGGGGCACGTCGTCTTCGGGGCCCGGAATCTGAAGGCGGGAGCGCTGGGCGGCGTGACCGACCTCCTCGCCCACCCCTGGGGTCACACGCCGCGCGTGACGGGCGGCGTCCGGGAGCGGGAGGCCGCCCGGCTGCTGCGTGACACCTTCCGGGCGCTGCGGGGCGGATAG
- a CDS encoding acetyl ornithine aminotransferase family protein: protein MTTLPKPRQPLLRTALPGPKTAEIMARDQQHLSTSYMRPYPFVPDHGEGVWLTDVDGNTMLDFFAGIAVSTTGHAHPHVVKAVGEQMTRFTHVCLTDYPQEITTSLAERLVAHIERPGEKWRVFFGNSGAEAVEAAVKLARNHTGRTHIISTLGSFHGRTYGAITLTGSKTKYKRGFGPLLPNVSHVPYPNPFRPPLGSTSETCGQAVLDHIELLFQTVIPADEVAAFIIEPMQGEGGYIVPPADFLPQLRELCDRHGILLIFDEVQAGMGRTGKMFSFQHFDVQPDIVTLAKGIASGLPISAMLARESVMTWPVGSHGSTFGGNPVAAAAAHATLDLLEGVEKHPGCGESLMENAREVGTYILAELRKMQSDFPFLGDVRGEGLFIGLEFVGPDGSPDGKLRDRASLEVFRRGLLNLDCGEAVIRISPPLILTREEAATGLQIMREALAAL from the coding sequence ATGACCACCCTCCCCAAACCCCGCCAACCCCTCCTCCGCACCGCCCTCCCCGGCCCCAAGACCGCCGAGATCATGGCGCGCGACCAACAGCACCTCTCCACCTCCTACATGCGGCCCTATCCCTTCGTGCCGGACCACGGCGAGGGCGTGTGGCTGACCGACGTGGACGGCAACACCATGCTCGACTTCTTCGCGGGCATCGCGGTGAGCACGACCGGGCACGCCCACCCGCATGTGGTGAAGGCCGTGGGGGAGCAGATGACGCGGTTTACCCACGTCTGCCTCACCGACTACCCGCAGGAGATCACGACGAGCCTCGCCGAGCGGCTGGTCGCCCACATCGAGCGTCCCGGCGAGAAGTGGCGCGTATTCTTCGGTAACTCCGGCGCGGAGGCAGTCGAGGCGGCGGTGAAGCTCGCGCGGAATCACACCGGGCGCACGCACATCATCTCCACGCTGGGCTCCTTCCACGGGCGGACCTACGGCGCGATCACCCTGACGGGCTCCAAGACGAAGTACAAGCGCGGCTTCGGCCCGCTGCTGCCCAACGTCTCGCACGTGCCGTATCCCAATCCCTTCCGTCCACCGCTGGGCAGCACGTCGGAGACCTGCGGGCAGGCGGTTCTCGACCACATCGAACTGCTGTTCCAGACGGTCATTCCCGCCGACGAGGTGGCCGCCTTCATCATCGAGCCCATGCAGGGCGAGGGGGGGTACATCGTGCCGCCCGCAGACTTCCTGCCGCAACTCCGCGAGTTGTGCGACCGACACGGCATCCTCCTGATCTTCGACGAGGTGCAGGCGGGGATGGGGCGCACGGGGAAGATGTTCTCGTTCCAGCATTTCGACGTGCAGCCCGACATCGTGACGCTGGCGAAGGGCATCGCCTCGGGTCTGCCCATCAGCGCGATGCTCGCCCGGGAGTCGGTCATGACCTGGCCCGTCGGCTCGCACGGCTCCACCTTCGGCGGCAACCCGGTCGCGGCGGCGGCGGCGCACGCCACCCTCGACCTGCTCGAAGGCGTGGAGAAGCACCCCGGCTGCGGCGAGAGCCTGATGGAGAACGCCCGCGAGGTCGGCACGTACATCCTGGCCGAGCTGCGGAAGATGCAGTCGGACTTCCCCTTCCTGGGCGACGTGCGCGGTGAGGGCCTGTTCATCGGCTTGGAGTTCGTGGGGCCGGACGGGAGCCCCGACGGGAAACTGCGTGACCGCGCCAGCCTGGAGGTGTTTCGCCGCGGCCTCCTGAACCTCGACTGCGGTGAGGCCGTCATCCGCATCAGCCCGCCGCTGATCCTGACGCGCGAGGAGGCCGCGACCGGGTTACAGATCATGCGGGAGGCGCTGGCGGCGTTGTAG
- a CDS encoding Panacea domain-containing protein — protein sequence MTVTIDDPTKTGYAAEVVANAFLDLARAEGRTLTQMQVHKLVYIAHGWTLALLGRPLIYNTVHAWQRGPVVRRLWDHWGGRGRTPIAEPLDVSPGEPDLSRDPAALEVIRSVWMTYGQMDGEELSRLTHLQGTPWMQVFGSRNDLIPNEVTREYYTALSRSA from the coding sequence TTGACCGTCACCATCGACGATCCGACCAAGACCGGGTACGCCGCCGAGGTGGTGGCGAACGCCTTCCTCGACCTCGCGCGGGCGGAGGGACGGACCCTCACGCAGATGCAGGTTCACAAACTGGTGTACATCGCGCACGGGTGGACGCTGGCGCTGCTGGGGCGGCCCCTGATCTACAACACGGTCCACGCGTGGCAACGCGGCCCGGTCGTCCGCCGGTTGTGGGACCACTGGGGGGGCCGGGGCCGCACGCCCATCGCCGAGCCACTCGACGTGTCGCCGGGCGAACCCGACCTCAGCCGGGACCCCGCCGCGCTGGAGGTGATCCGCAGCGTGTGGATGACCTACGGGCAGATGGACGGCGAGGAACTCTCGCGGCTGACGCACCTCCAGGGCACCCCCTGGATGCAGGTGTTCGGGAGCCGGAACGACCTGATTCCCAACGAGGTCACCCGCGAGTACTACACGGCGCTCTCCCGCAGCGCCTGA
- a CDS encoding anthranilate synthase component II, translated as MIPDDPLTTSHFPLTVLLIDNYDSFTYNLVQYLGELGCDLIVWRNDQFTLDDVRGLNPDAIVVSPGPCTPLEAGMSVQVVRELGPEFPTLGVCLGHQSIGEAFGARVGRALQPVHGKTSPVRHDGSGLFAGIEGDVRVTRYHSLVVRDLPPELVPVAWTSDPGEEVLMALRHRDYPVFGVQFHPESIATEDGKTMLGNFLNVVREHRVQKEPA; from the coding sequence ATGATCCCCGACGACCCACTGACCACTTCCCACTTCCCACTCACCGTCCTCCTCATCGACAACTACGACTCCTTCACCTACAACCTCGTCCAATACCTCGGCGAGTTGGGCTGCGACCTCATCGTCTGGCGCAACGATCAGTTCACCCTCGACGACGTGCGGGGATTGAACCCCGACGCCATCGTCGTCTCTCCCGGTCCCTGCACGCCGCTCGAAGCGGGGATGAGCGTGCAGGTCGTCCGCGAACTGGGGCCCGAGTTCCCCACGCTCGGCGTCTGCCTGGGCCACCAGAGCATTGGCGAGGCCTTCGGGGCGCGGGTGGGGCGGGCCCTCCAACCCGTCCACGGCAAGACGAGCCCCGTGCGGCACGACGGCTCGGGCCTCTTCGCGGGGATCGAGGGCGACGTGCGCGTGACCCGTTACCACTCCCTCGTGGTGCGCGACCTGCCGCCCGAACTCGTGCCCGTCGCGTGGACGAGCGACCCCGGCGAGGAGGTGCTGATGGCCCTGCGCCACCGCGACTACCCCGTCTTCGGTGTCCAGTTCCACCCCGAATCCATCGCCACCGAGGACGGTAAGACGATGCTGGGCAACTTCCTGAACGTGGTCCGCGAGCACCGGGTGCAGAAGGAGCCCGCGTGA
- the ablA gene encoding lysine 2,3-aminomutase has protein sequence MTRVTTLHPQATVRSQQMLPRNHRAPKWEGVPDEQWYDWKWQLKNRINSVEELEEVIRLTESERAGASAKGIFRLDITPYFASLMDPEDPTCPVRRQVIPTHHELEPFTAMMEDSLAEDKHSPVPGLVHRYPDRVLMLVTTQCASYCRYCTRSRIVGDPSETFNPAEYEAQLNYLRNTPQVRDVLLSGGDPLTLAPKVLGRLLSELRKIEHIEIIRIGTRVPVFMPMRVTQELCDVLAENHPLWMNIHVNHPKEITPEVAEACDRLTRAGVPLGNQSVLLRGVNDHPVIMQKLLRELVKIRVRPYYIYQCDLVHGAGHLRTTVSKGLEIMESLRGHTSGYSVPTYVVDAPGGGGKIPVAPNYVLSHSPEKLILRNFEGYIAAYSEPTDYTGPDMAVPDDWQRREPGQSGIYGLMEGERISIEPKEFSESRNRPGATVHRLNSREDKWAAYGVGSATVTDTAPDGMSQVAETVSGD, from the coding sequence ATGACCCGTGTAACGACACTGCACCCGCAGGCGACCGTCCGGTCCCAGCAGATGCTGCCCCGCAACCACCGCGCCCCGAAGTGGGAGGGCGTGCCCGACGAGCAGTGGTACGACTGGAAGTGGCAGCTCAAGAACCGCATCAACTCCGTCGAGGAACTCGAAGAGGTCATCCGCCTCACCGAGTCTGAGCGGGCCGGGGCGAGTGCCAAGGGCATCTTCCGCCTCGACATCACCCCGTACTTCGCCTCGCTGATGGACCCCGAGGACCCCACCTGCCCGGTGCGGCGGCAAGTGATCCCTACCCACCACGAACTGGAGCCCTTCACGGCGATGATGGAGGACTCGCTCGCCGAGGACAAGCACAGCCCCGTACCCGGCCTCGTCCACCGCTATCCCGACCGGGTGCTGATGCTGGTGACGACCCAGTGCGCCTCGTACTGCCGCTACTGCACCCGCTCGCGCATCGTGGGCGACCCTAGCGAGACCTTCAATCCCGCCGAGTACGAGGCGCAGCTCAACTATCTGCGCAACACGCCCCAGGTGCGCGACGTGCTGCTCTCGGGCGGTGATCCCCTGACCCTCGCCCCGAAGGTGCTGGGCCGCCTGCTCTCCGAACTGCGCAAGATCGAGCACATCGAGATCATCCGTATCGGCACGCGCGTCCCGGTCTTCATGCCCATGCGCGTGACCCAGGAACTGTGCGACGTGCTCGCCGAGAATCACCCGCTGTGGATGAACATCCACGTCAACCACCCCAAGGAGATCACGCCGGAGGTGGCGGAGGCGTGTGACCGTCTCACTCGGGCTGGTGTGCCCCTCGGTAACCAGAGCGTCCTCCTGCGCGGCGTGAACGATCACCCGGTCATCATGCAGAAGCTCCTGCGCGAACTCGTCAAGATTCGGGTGCGGCCCTACTACATCTACCAGTGCGACCTCGTGCATGGGGCGGGGCACCTGCGGACCACGGTGAGCAAGGGCCTGGAGATCATGGAGAGCCTGCGCGGGCACACGAGCGGCTACTCGGTGCCGACCTACGTGGTGGATGCGCCCGGCGGCGGCGGCAAGATTCCGGTCGCGCCCAATTACGTCCTGTCTCACTCCCCCGAAAAGTTGATCCTGCGCAACTTCGAGGGCTACATCGCCGCCTACTCCGAGCCGACCGACTACACCGGCCCCGACATGGCCGTTCCCGACGACTGGCAGCGCCGCGAGCCCGGCCAGAGCGGCATCTACGGCCTGATGGAGGGCGAGCGCATCTCCATCGAGCCCAAGGAGTTCAGCGAGAGTCGCAATCGCCCGGGCGCTACTGTCCACCGCCTCAATAGCCGCGAGGACAAGTGGGCGGCGTACGGGGTGGGGAGTGCGACCGTGACCGACACGGCGCCGGACGGGATGTCGCAGGTGGCGGAGACGGTGAGCGGGGATTGA
- the trpE gene encoding anthranilate synthase component I translates to MTQPTPHPAPTPKAPAAIAVQELNADLDTPVTAYLKVARGHAVSFLLESVEAGERLGRYSFIGVGESGRLTFRAGRVTATGTFGSFDGPEPDPLARLYHATTRPVALPPGLPAFVGGAVGYAAYDLIRAYERLPDANPDELDVPDALFIVPEGMVVYDHLKHRLIAVATADTQERADATVEDLTTRLRGPLPEEVPGREPTPAPHFVSNFTPRGYMDAVERSLEYIRAGDVFQVVPSQRFSADLTTHPFALYRALRRVNPSPYLGYLALGDVTLVASSPESLLRSDGHTVITRPIAGTRPRGSDPETDDALAAELLADEKERAEHLMLVDLGRNDLGRVSGYGTVRVRDAFSVERYSHVMHIVSTVTGELREGQTPLHALASVLPMGTVSGAPKIRAMEIIDELEPVRRGPYGGAFGYIAFDGSLDMALTLRTMVIAHGRVHIQAGAGIVADSDPASEELETRNKAAALMRAVEMAAGGL, encoded by the coding sequence ATGACCCAGCCCACGCCGCACCCCGCTCCAACTCCCAAGGCCCCCGCCGCCATCGCCGTCCAAGAGCTGAACGCCGACCTCGACACACCCGTTACCGCCTATCTCAAGGTCGCGCGGGGGCACGCGGTGAGCTTCCTGCTCGAAAGTGTGGAGGCGGGCGAGCGGCTGGGCCGCTACTCCTTCATCGGCGTGGGCGAATCGGGCCGCTTGACCTTCCGCGCCGGGCGGGTGACGGCGACGGGCACCTTCGGGAGCTTCGACGGGCCCGAGCCCGACCCCCTCGCCCGGCTGTACCACGCGACGACCCGCCCGGTCGCCCTGCCGCCCGGCCTGCCCGCCTTCGTCGGCGGGGCCGTTGGATACGCCGCCTACGACCTCATCCGCGCTTATGAACGCCTCCCCGACGCCAACCCCGACGAGCTGGACGTTCCCGACGCGCTCTTCATCGTGCCGGAGGGCATGGTCGTCTACGACCACCTCAAACACCGACTGATCGCCGTCGCCACCGCCGACACCCAGGAGCGGGCGGACGCGACGGTCGAGGACCTGACCACCCGGCTGCGCGGCCCTCTCCCTGAAGAAGTGCCCGGACGCGAGCCCACCCCCGCGCCCCACTTCGTGAGCAACTTCACGCCGCGGGGCTACATGGACGCCGTGGAGCGCAGCCTGGAGTACATCCGCGCCGGGGACGTCTTCCAGGTCGTGCCCTCGCAGCGCTTCAGCGCCGACCTCACCACGCACCCCTTCGCCCTGTACCGCGCCCTGCGGCGGGTCAATCCCAGCCCCTACCTCGGCTACCTCGCCCTGGGGGACGTGACCCTCGTCGCATCCAGCCCCGAGAGCCTGCTGCGGAGCGACGGGCATACGGTGATCACCCGCCCCATCGCCGGGACCCGCCCGCGCGGCTCGGACCCCGAGACCGACGACGCCCTCGCCGCCGAACTCCTCGCCGACGAGAAGGAGCGGGCCGAGCACCTGATGCTCGTGGACCTGGGCCGCAACGACCTCGGGCGGGTGAGCGGGTACGGGACGGTGCGGGTGCGCGACGCCTTTTCGGTCGAGCGTTACAGCCACGTGATGCACATCGTCTCTACGGTGACGGGCGAGCTGCGGGAAGGGCAGACGCCCCTGCACGCCCTCGCCTCCGTCCTGCCGATGGGCACGGTTTCCGGCGCCCCCAAGATTCGCGCGATGGAGATCATCGACGAACTCGAACCCGTCCGCCGCGGCCCCTACGGCGGCGCCTTCGGCTACATCGCCTTCGACGGCAGCCTCGACATGGCCCTGACCCTGCGGACGATGGTCATCGCTCACGGGAGGGTCCACATCCAGGCGGGGGCGGGCATCGTGGCGGACAGCGACCCGGCGAGCGAGGAGCTGGAGACGCGGAACAAGGCGGCGGCCTTGATGCGGGCGGTGGAGATGGCCGCAGGTGGCCTGTAA